Within Hydractinia symbiolongicarpus strain clone_291-10 chromosome 11, HSymV2.1, whole genome shotgun sequence, the genomic segment tactgaaaagatttttaaagaaCGTACGCTACGACACCAGCAAGTGCAGCTTGACATTTTATCAACCTTTAGAATATATTCGAAACCCTATTGTGTTactctttttattaaaaaaagacgaACTCTATTTTCCAATCATATCACAAGGCACAAAGTCAAGCAAGCACCCTGACATGTAACCTGGCCAGTCTAACATTATTGTCTTCTACTTCTTTCACTGCAAAATAACTGATCTTCCCGTAGacatatgttgttgtttttttctcggATGAGTCCCGACTGTAAAGCTGGCCGGACTACCTGACCTGATGTTGCACTTGCCATGTCACATGTCAATACAGATGAGAAAAAGCTGAAATTACTTAAACTGCTTATCTTATCAAGAGCAAACAAACATGAACCATATATAGCTATGCAAAGAGAAATTCCatgactttctttttttaaaaaaatttcttttttcaggcTAAGCAAAATCCGATGACTTTTCCATGTTTCCGAAACTTCACGAATTGTGACCACCAATAGCGTCTCTTTTTGACATCAAAACATATGTTTTGTTGCGTCCCAGAAGTTCATAAATGAGAGAAGACAAATCCTTAAATCTTTATTAAAAGAACACAAAAGAAAGCTCCCCTCTTATAAAGCTTTTAAGTGTACAAGCATAAATTGCAATGAATATCTGGCTTCATAACCAGTACACCACGTTACTTCAGATTTTTTTTCGAAGCATCATAATTTTACGGATTTGCATTGGGCGAGTAGAAAAACATAGCTGTGTTACGCATTTTTTTGccgataatatttttttttcgaattctcaaaaattaattttcctaAGGAAGGTATCCTTCTTCTATATTGTATTCACAGTCACAAAAATAAGTATTGGAAGAGAAAAAAGCAGCAACAGATTTTCCCTTGGTGATGATGTTTACAACAAATATCGTTTACATAGTGTCACGTGATTTATGTTCTAATTCTTCTACTCAACTTGGATTTGATGTCCAAGAAATTCCAGTCTTGTTATTGACGCTTGGGTACATGTCTGCTCTTGTATTGCTCTTATTGGTAGACTTTTTTTTGATCACGTGTCCGGAAATACAGCATTGTAATGTTCTCCCAAACCATACTGGTGACGATggtatctaaaaaaaaaacaaagcaggTCTCATCTAGGTGGAATTAATTTCAATTAATCTTCCTCAACTCCCCTTCGGACACGAaatctcttttttaaaatatattttcgatATTTCTTCTACTCTGGTGTGTTTCCCAGGGTAAATGACAACTTCCCTCGGGAAACAAACGTTTTAAAATACAATTCTGAAGAGTTATCTTCAGTATTTGAGCTACATGGATGTTTTTCTTAAGTTTTAACTCGATGAATTTATAGAGACAAACTTTtagtataaaattttaaaaattcttcaaTTAGCGAATTATGTAACGTTGGAGATGTTACTGACTTGTTtcttataatatttttataattcagTTGCCAGCCCACCACACTTTTATAGAcagaatttttataaaaacgttGTATATTTTTCTTCAGATACAGAATGAATTTTATAAACGTAATAATGGCAAAACTTACGACAAACGAAGAGGTTGTCGCTCGAATTCTTCACCAATATGAACAGTCGGCGTTGAAGCTTGATACACTTCAATCGGATATTGTAATACTTGTGAAATCGCTTttagctaaaaaaaacaaagtaattttttccgatatcaaaAACCATTTTATAGGAGGGTAAataaattttcgaaaaaaagttgaaataaaataaacaggGCGATGCAAAAATCATTGAAAGAACCTTTAAACAGGGCGGTACCAAAAACAGGGCGGTGCATAAAACAGGGCGGCTTACAAAAACGGGTTATAAAAGAATCGATCAATTTACCTCTAGTTGTCCGCCCCATGAGTTTGTTTCTTTAATATCACtgcaatatttttcatattCATCTAAGATGGATTGAGGTTATTAGAAAACGCAAGTTTAATATAGGAAGAAGAGGAAGGGAAACTTAACAAGTAACAAGATAACAAGTTGGCGACAGATGGatgttttttgtattgtttggaAAAAGAAGAACAATAGCCGTATCTAGGAAGTTCGGAGTCCTATGATTGGTAGGACTGGAAAAGTAAcacaatgaaaaataaaagtttgcGGAAGAACTCTTTTCGTATGATCATATTTCagttggaaatttttttttggtcttttcaacttattgtaaatatatattttcagccTTGTTTCTTTCTTACAAAACACTCTGTCCTTATAAGCTTGCCATCTCTTGATTCAGAATACTTTGAGATTAAGTGGAACCAAGATTATTATTTATCTTCTTACCTGAGGTGAACATTTCTCCAGTTTGAGTATTTGTTGTGAAAGGTAGAAAATCATGCATATGTTGCATCATGTATGTCGATGTTTCCTCACGCAGCTGCGATAATCTACTCTAaacgaaaaaagtatttttgatCGAATGTGTCAACTACTCAAATGCTTTTCACAATCGAGATAGTgaatagtgaaaaaaaaaactagcttttagtgttttttttcactAAACGGTGTGGAGTACGCCTACAAGAGATTTTATCCATCGTTTCTTCTATTGGTTTGTGTGCAAATTTGAAAGATGTGTATTATCGTTCTTTTGATACATCACAGCGACACATTTTATAGTTTTCATGGTCACTTACTGATATTAGTCAtttaaatacacaaaaaaacataaatgaatgaatgaatgaatgaatgaacgcaAAAGTGAATGATGAAAACAAATCAGTTCCGTATGACACTCGTATACAAACCTCAGATGAGTCACCTAGCTGCATGATAACTGACTTATACAGGCTAAAAAGATAACGACGTAATAATATTGTTTTGCCTACCATTAGAGTACATAACATTACATAAGGGGGCAAGGATTATTGCTAACAATTATATGAGCcatgatttttaattgtcatCTGACAGACATCGTACCAATTTTTATGCCTTCCAAGCTAATACAGGCAGTTATCAGGGGTACAGGGCATTTTTGCCCCCCTTCAGCCTTTTGGCACTACACTCGATCCCTATACCCTGATATGAATAGCGTTACCATGACAAACGTCCTATGTGGAAGAGAACACCAGATCGCAGATGTactttttaaacctttttacttttataatttAGGAATTTATAATAGTTTTTCTGGCATAGGTTTCTAGGTACACATCTtaaactaaactaaaaaaaattatgcaagaAACTATGATCGGTAACAAGAAGATTCGCTTTAAAACCAGAACATAAAATGCTgttcaaagtatttttttctacTCTTCAAACGTCACTGAAAAAAATGCCACATCAATAAGTAGCAAGTTTTTACACGTTATCACACCATGTCCAACCAGTAGTTTCAGATCATGAATATTATCTCGGATTTCTTCTCACTAATACCAAAAACATTTTACAGTCCACGTCTCATCGAAATGAGCCCAAATTTTAACTGATGTATATTCTTTGGAATGtgtaaaaaaaaaggaatataaGACATAAAGAATAAGTTTTGCTTTGTGAGCTATGAGTCTGTTGTGAGGATCAAACAATTGGAAAAGCACTTACCAATTGCCATCCGGTGTGacctaaaaaacaaacaacgacTGGTCACTAAACATACTTTTAATTAATACATCTACAAGTTTGTCTGTTAAAAATTCAGcagaaacttttttaattatttcgtCTGAAAAACAGAAAACACACAAATACATGTGGTTACAAAACTGAGGAGGTATACTACTATGACGGAGATAGTGTAGTATTTGGCGTGTTATCATAAGGTTTCATGTTTGATTCCTCATCCCACTaaactttaaatgtagtgttttcagcttggtgccatctactgaccgccaATCGGCTTGTGTCGTAGGGAAGCAAGTTAAAGCAATGCTATGCCTATCTCTAGCGGTATTGTAACATAGGTACAGTTGAAGTGGAAGAGCCAGCCGTTAGGATGAaatccccaaggacgttaaaactccccgttacttacttacttacttaggtTAGCTTCAACACTTTTTGATATCAGTGGTAACAGCCTTTCTATTAAAATCTACGTCACCACAAAATCCAATTAAGGATTTattaaaatgactaaaataaATACCTCAACGATTTTCAAGCCTTTTTTTGTGAGAAGTTCGTCGAATAACTTTGCTTCGACATTTCGTGAATGATGAAGAGCTTCTTTCTCTCCTTCTTCGAGGCGTTGTTGGCGTGCTCTTTCTTCAGCCTCTTTTTTCTCCTAAAATGTTGATACACACTAAATACGAAACAAgtttgtttaaaatatattatatccATTCTCTCCATCTCAGCTGACCTAGCGCTTTAgtgtaaatttagaaaaaaaaccttAATTTTCTCTCTCACTTGACAGTTTACGAAAAATAAAACTAAGGGAGGCAACTCTATTATGCCTCCAAACAGAGAAGAAATCTTACAGAGAGAAGCCAGGTTACAATTCTTGAATTTAAATTAAATGCGTTCCAAGATAACTAAAAATTTTCAGCTTGCATATTGCAAATAGCCAGGATATAGTCACTGAAATGACACAGTAAACTTCaacatacaaaaagaaaataaatttaaaaggtaTTAAAGGGAGAACTGTAGATCTGACAGTAAATATTGAGAGGGAATAATTTCGAAATAGTATCTCACCCTTCTCTTCTGAGctttcgaaattttctttggttGATCACCAGTGTTTTCTACGTCTCCATCTGCAACAGTGATTGATGACACACCATCTATGATCTGCGAATGACCCGTTGTAGTAGTCTCTGCCTGAAAAATAGATTGCACAGATTTTATGAGAACACTACTACTGTGCTGGAAATACAAATGTTTGAATTACATCTGTTGTAAAACTCCACAAATTCACATTAAGTGGAACACATACTATTCCACAAATAACGGAAACCACAACAATAACAACTACAaatgacgacaacaacaactacgacgacgacgacgacgacgacgacaacaacatcAGTAACGACgacgacaataacaacaacatcaataaCGACGCTAcaatacaacaacaacatcaataaCGACGCTACAATACAACAACATCAATAACGACgacgacaataacaacaacaaaagcatcaataacgacgacgacaataacaacaacatcaataacgacgacgacaataacaacaacaaaagcatcAATAACAACgacgacaataacaacaacaaaagcatcaataacgacgacgacaataacaacaacaaaagcatcaataacgacgacgacaataacaacaacaaaagcatcAATAACgacgacaacaataacaacaacaacaacaataacgacgacgacaataacaacaacaaaagcatcaataacgacgacgacaataacaacaacaaaagcatcAATAACGACGaagacaataacaacaacaaaagcatcaataacgacgacgacaataacaacaacaaaagcatcaataacgacgacgacaataacaacaacaacatcaataacgacgacgacaataacaacaacaaaagcatcAATAACAACgacgacaataacaacaacaaaagcatcaataacgacgacgacaataacaacaacaaaagcatcaataacgacgacgacaataacaacaacaaaagcatcAATAACgacgacaacaataacaacaacaacaacaataacgacgacgacaataacaacaacaaaagcatcaataacgacgacgacaataacaacaacaaaagcatcAATAACGACGaagacaataacaacaacaaaagcatcaataacgacgacgacaataacaacaacaaaagcatcaataacgacgacgacaataacaacaacaacatcaataacgacgacgacaataacaacaacatcaataaCGACgctacaataacaataacaacatcaataacgacgacgacaataacaacgacaacaacaacattaaaaacgaaaacaacaacaacaacaacaacaaaaacaacaatatagAGTATAATTTAAGGAGTGCTTTTAAAGAAGATTTTTAGCTTGTTTGAGAAGATGACggtatttttataacaaaaaattgagaAGAAACATGGAATAGCTGGTAAAACTACAATTAAAGAGACTTAGgagaaagttgttaaaaattcaACTTTAGAGTTTTGAGGAGTTTTGAGGAGAACTTTTAAAACTGAGGAGAATTGGGGAGATGTGGCAACTCTGCAGCATCAAtgacatttattttaataatttgcgaACACTTTTCCAGAAAAATGAATAACATGAAATTAAAATTCTgcaaattttctattttattacTTCTGATTATAAAACTTAAGTttgccaaaatttattttttccttattaTATGGCTGTGTAGATGGTTGGGTGAGAGAAATTGTGAAAATGAAATAGTGACTCTCATGTTTACAGATGAGTGGACATGTAGGAAACTCCACCAAAACAGACACGAGTGTAGTTTAAACATACTTCTTTTAATTCCCTGCTTTGTTTTTCATCAAGTTCACCTTCTAACTTTGCTATATCAATCGCaatctgctttttctttttcttgtcaCCTTTTGGCACACTGTGTTTGAGGTTTTgaatttttgctaaaaatagAAACTAAAAATAACTGTTGCTTATCTGttattttcacaacaaaaaattttacaCACAGTCAAAATTGTATTGCAATGTCGAGTAGACGTGCCTATCACATTTTTTATGGAAAAGACGTAACTTTCAAAGCTAAGGTAATGCAATTAAACCTAACTCTATACGGTACAGGGGGAAAATATATTGGATACAGCTTTAACAGAAGGTTCAAATTCATCCTAGAACAGAAGTAactgaattttaagcagatagtaaGAATTTGGTATTAAGGAAGGAAGATATGGGAGTAGCACTCATACTGCTGTAGATAATATTCAATAATATTTTACCTTGTAATTCTTTTTGTTCTCTTTTATGTTTCTGTTGCAATGTTTCCTCTCCGTCCGCCatatatgttttatattttctatatatactatatattttttattctataaAAGAATTAGTGAATGCTATAACAAAGGTCGTTTCACATATGCGATCCAAATTTCATGAGAATGTGAACATTTACGCAGACGACTTTATGGAGACTTTACGCAGACGCTTTATGGAGGTTTTGACCACGTAGGACTCTGTGTGCATTTAAAAGTTATCAAAACCATAATACCACACTACTTCGGTTATAATTCTAGTTTTCAAAGCTCTAACATCATTCAATCAggagaaaatataaaaacagtcaGAATGTCCTGACTGTCAATGTCGTTTTAAATaacattgtaatttttttacatgcattttttaacaaattgttgcttttgtataatattttaattttcatttatatCTGTTCAAATTAACATACGAAAAATACAAGTAATGCCACTCTAaatgtacaaatgtgttaacatAAAAAATGGATAACAAAATAGAAATTGTAAAACTTTCATAAATCTTTTAAACTATCAAGATGTTATCATTGCAGCtctcttttaataaaaaatgtttcataaaaaaaaatagaagaagGAAGTGTCAGTGAACACGAGTTAACATTTAATTGTACTGATGtcgtcaaaattcaaatgacacattttttatttcttattgacttctttattcggagaaacttttttggcctttttcgcGAAACTTTGTCTCTCGAAACTTTCAACAATGGCCATTCACGAAAGTTTAATcagtacaaactttctaaattgttgattcgcgaaagtttatccactaaaatctaaaaaaaatttgctggttttaaaagttatttcttgactcGCCCTCACTCGGCTTGCCCTCCCGATACAactggcgctgggaacgagattggaataaacatggaaataaacaaaagcgatgACGTTTCAAATGTATGTATGGCTTATAACCGAGTTACTGGCGAAGAAGACGATGACGACGAAGCGTGAGAACCGGAAGAAGACGAGCCTAGAAATGTCTTTGATCTGTTTTGTAATTTTGACGATGAACCCaatttgtaaatagaagtttttacatactattagaaagaaaattacatcgttaaaaaacacttcttcctttttctatcataagaaatataggccactttttttataagtacataaaaaatcacaaatcgcgaaagtttaccTTGCCAAAATTTtccaatttaaaatttcgtgaaAGTATATCTCgcgaaaaatttttaatttgtatattcgcaaaaatttatccaaaaaatttcacGAGTTTTTGGACTCGCGAAAGTTCCTCTCGCaaaagtttctctcgcgaaagtttctctcgcgaaagtttctccgaataaagtacCTAAGAAAAAAACACAGTCAAAATTTGTAATCCAAACTATTGGAGAAAAAGAAACCAGGCTTAGGTAAAATTTTTAGTCACCAATGCAAAGAATTACTCGCTTTCCCCTGACTAAAGTTGGGCATGTAGAAAGAAAACCTTATTATATTCCTTCCTTCTTACATTTCTCTTCTGTAATCATCAAAGTTTATTAGTTAGTACAAAAATGACACAAGAACCTTTTAGTTCTCGGAAGATTTATTGTTGGGTTAAATTAAGTTGGAGAAAATTACTAGTCTGGGATTAAGTAAGTTGAGAAAATTTTGATCAACGACCCTTTGAATTAGTTACTTCTCCCCTGTTTTTCTTCCAGATAAGGTATGCAACATTAAAGGGCCTTTTACAATATACATCTATCTTGCTATCTCTCTGATCTGCTCAAGGCCAGTTTAAAATTTACTGTTATCACGTTACTCATCACACATTACAAGTTGCACTTTTAAAACACCCTTCTTTTTCGCATACTCAATAGCCTGACAGGCTTTCTCAAGTGGAAACTCCTTCTGCAACATATCAGTTAAATCTACTTTTCCAGATTTCAAAACTTCAATTGCCTTATCAAAGGGGCCACATCTTGAACCAATCAAGGTCAGCTCATTTACTACAACATCTGCAGCGTTGAACTCTGTGCTTCCCTCATGAGTGCTTTTCATAACAAGTGTCCCACGTGGTCGCAGCATTTGAATAGCTTGTGAAAAAGCACACTTGTTACCAGTGCATTCTACGACAACGTCATAAGCACCATGGTCAGATTCACTATACTCGAGAGTGGTATTTATCccatctttttttaacaagGAAAGTTTCTCCTTGTGTCGTCCAAAAACTATGAGATTGCAGGAAGTTAActtaattgtttttgctatcaACAAGCCCAACTTTCCATCACCAATTACAGCAACTCGATCAGACGTTTTGATTGATATCTGCTCTTGAATTTCCAATGCAGCCGCTAGTGGTTCCACAAAACATAAATCTTTGGAAGATAATTCATCAGGAACAACAAATAAGTTCTCAATAGGCAAACTCAGGTACTCTGCATGAGTGCCATATCTGT encodes:
- the LOC130614163 gene encoding deubiquitinase OTUD6B-like, encoding MADGEETLQQKHKREQKELQAKIQNLKHSVPKGDKKKKKQIAIDIAKLEGELDEKQSRELKEAETTTTGHSQIIDGVSSITVADGDVENTGDQPKKISKAQKRREKKEAEERARQQRLEEGEKEALHHSRNVEAKLFDELLTKKGLKIVEVTPDGNCLYKSVIMQLGDSSESRLSQLREETSTYMMQHMHDFLPFTTNTQTGEMFTSDEYEKYCSDIKETNSWGGQLELKAISQVLQYPIEVYQASTPTVHIGEEFERQPLRLSYHRHQYGLGEHYNAVFPDT